The DNA sequence agatgatagagggatgtttcaacaattcttagttaaggtaataacatattttaatattgaaaatgagtagactcattcctttaataactctttaacattaatcaggtaccgaactttatctctcttaatgactcttttaacatcaagcaagtcatgcataaaagcgaaaccaaaatgaattgagccgcatctttgtattagattaagcattaggaggacggtaacgttacacctctcagatgtataaataaagatcactTCAGATGTCCAAcaagcatttagagcattggatttgctagacgatttgcttaatgttcttatttctatgaaaactttcgactcatttagacaggTTCACATTTgcctgcgtctctgttcattcaactatgggctagaccaagggtcaaacagaaattgcgcgttgcgttaatcgccgttaataaaattagtggcgttaaaatgaatttgacagccctattaaatattgatttgaaattttTAAgcgaatgcagaccttccgtgAGGAAAACACATGTACTTtctttcaaattgcaaacaacagCCCAcccctcaatttcgaaacgcatacatggtagctgccacaggacaaacatgtcattgtctgaaACATTTAGGGCTAATCTAAAAACGTAACGCGacctgcggtgtatgtagataaaacgtctcattctaaggtaataaaaacaatacagtttttacaatacaatacaattttgtaaggtctttatatacgataatataattatgtatattatattgcatttctgtaagagatcctcctaaaagttacacaatgcacctttaaagagccgtgtaataaatatGCTATAATTACATCTTTGTAATTGGTTGATGTAAAGACATGAGTTGTGATTTACCGTTGTGGGCTGCCACAGCTTCACTTCCCCTCTGTTTGTAGCCAAAAATGAGATCGATCCACTCGTGCAGATGTTCAGACACATACTGACTCTCCAACGCTAAATTCAGTTTCTGAAGGAAGTCATCTGCgtctgcaaacacacacacacacaacacaaacattatGCGGATCTGATgaatgcactaaatggcagtggcgtggttggatggtgcagattaaggggcggtattatccccttctgacataaCAAGGGgacccaaatttcaatgacctattttttcacatggttgcagagaatggtttaccaaaactaagttgatctttatcacattttttaggttgatagaagcactggggacccaattatagcacttaaacatggaaaaatgtgATTTCATACATATCCATAGTGTTCTTTGAAGTTTATTACTGGCATATCATCACAATTGCAAATCTATCATAAATACAGCATTTTGAATATCACCTATCACTAGATGGCAGAGAGCTTTACAAATTCACAAAGCATAAAGCTAAAGAGGAAAAAGGTGAAATGTGTACCTGACGCCCATGGTGGAAGTTCAACATCTCCGACTCTTCCTCCTCCCTGCCGTCTGCCGAGATTCAACCCCAGCAGATTCTTCAGAAAACTGCCGTCACTCCCGTAAAACTCAGGTATGAGCTGATAAACACAAACCAAAAACTTCAAATCAAACACTTTTCATGTCACAGATTCAGAGCACTTCACAaaatactgtaaagttggcTTTATTGAACTGAAATGTTTCTGACCTCTTTAAAATCTGTGCCTCCCTCTAAACAGTTCTTCCATGTTTCTCCAACACTGCacgaagaaaaaaaaacaatgatgtaCAAACACATTTACGCTCTTTTGTGTCTGTATGTATGCAAATACCTGTTAAACATTCGGTCTGCATGATCAAAGCGTCCGTTTTGCAGGCACAGCATGTATTCAGGAGCTAAGAAGAGAAACAAAAGacaaaattgaattgaactaaCACCTGGAATTAAACCATATGAGATAATACCGCAAACAACAACACAACGTGTCATTTAGTTAAAAGACAAACAAGTCAACCAAGACTCACCGACTCTGACCAGGTAGAAGAGCACATATCCAGGTGAAGAGTAATGACTGCCGTACATAAATCGTGGTTCAGGCATGTCTCTGTAGCGTTCCTGAAGCACACATACAATACAAtacttaaacaaaacaaaatacagaAACTGTATATTTCTGTATATCATTGTTAGgactgtcacaatgattaaataatcgtctcatcgcattTGTTTGACCTCAtagtgatgatttcagatcaccgcaatgattgcacatctctctaaaaacacaagggggagctgcagcgccccTATGAATGTGATAGTATCAGATAACTTTTAAATACGTGttatttgtattaatatttactgccagataaaccttgcaaaagatttaatttaaataattacaacAATATGTGCAAATGatttcataaacaaagaaattaaatgTTGATTAGgcaattaaattaatttattagtCAGCCAAATTGtataaccgtgacagcccttATCATTGTGTATAAAGCTCCTCCGTGTGATTTTCTTACCAGCAATCTCTCCAGTCTCTCTGTGTTCAGAGCTCCGATCGGTTTACTGAGATCTCGAAATGAAGCAGGGCTCAGCAAATCTGTAAGATCATACAAATATCTCTTAATCTGACCATAAAGCACAAACCTGCAGCTCGCAGGAAAGAAAAGACTGAGAGAGAAACTGACCGAGTTGTTCGCTGGTGTAGTCGCTCAGGACCCAAGGGAACACAGGATACTGGGAAAGATCATTGACACTGCGGTCGGCTAAATTGTTGAGATGAAGCAGGTACTGATAGTTGGTGATCAGACCTCTCTGCCATTGCAGCATGTAGCTCTCGGCCGTTTGCTCGGTCATGTGATTCTCTAAAACATACACACAACACACTTCTGTCAACATCAGATCTTCTTTTATAACTTCATACCAACTTCAGGAGGGCAAGGTCACCAAAATTATTTGGCATTCGATTGCTGGTAGTTGACTAGATAGAGAAGACGGACTCAATCCTGCAGCCCATATATAataggggtgagcggggcatAAACTAACGTGGGgttaagctcaaaatatcatacagataatttataatatcatgctaaaattgtcactttgtagatgtgccattttgggtgtgtcatttaaaaagcaaatgagctaatctctgcactaaatggcagtgtcgtggttggatagggcAGATTAAGGGCAGTAtaatccctttctgacatcaccaggggagTCAAATTTCATTGAGctatttttccacatgcttgcagagaatggtttaccaaaacgaagttactgggttgatctttatcacattttctaggttgataatagcactggggaaccaattatagcacttaaacatggaaaaagtcagatattCCGGGTTCCCacatattgattttaatttcaaattcaaggacctttcaagggcTTTCCAGGtgtaataccctcaaattcaaaaactaaatgtgAGGCACATTCCAAGTGAGAgtaaggttacatcgtgttaccttttaagatacattgttacagatccctttcaagggaactcgcgctgcgtcactgcggtgacattttggggacgcctccaggggtaagtgtgtctgaatgtgtttatcaaattcaaccaatgatgaggcttaacgacaaagacagggtgacgcaggagtccggaagtatatcactatctgaaatattgccaaagacggcgttacagggacgcatgaAGTAttgcaagggagacgcagcgtctcgttcccttctcatggaacaacagttacatacgtaacccgagacgttttcatgtgtcaaacacaactatgcaaaaaagcattgttatttatttaggtATGAaccaacattcacatacagaagatataagcatttaaagcgaacagtttagcatgcatgcttaaaaagtctagaattgtatgatattatcctacactacacagggaataatatggattttcaaaaacttttaaggatttcaaggacccgtgggaaccctggattttcatggtatgtcccctttaaatatttttaaatgatagagccaaagccaaaaatcgttactttgtgccccgctctTCCCTACATGCTGTATACAAAATAGCCTACCGAGGAAAGTAGCGATATAGTAGTAAAGCTCATCCCTCTCTTTAGTGTTGTAAAACCTCAGGTAGATGTCAGATCGCAGATCATTCTCTGTGCAGAAGACTTCAAGaccctaaacacacacacatatacacgtAATACAGACACATAAAAGCATATAATAAATCAATATATGAATGCCAGATACACACAACTGAATATAATATTTCCCAGAAGTACACCCTCACCAAAGGCTTTAGCCCATGTCTCCGTTTGTAGATCCGCCTTACGCTATGCAACCCGATCAGCACCACCGAATCCTTTCAGAAACGCATGAGAACAGAAGTGAAGGTCAAGCACAATCTCAAGAAAACATCTATCGGAAAGCCTTGACGGCACGTGAACTCACGGGATATTCATTCATGGGCTGGAAGTAAAGATTGTGATCCGTGATGCAGACGTGACCTGCGTTCGTCACCAGAGGTGAAACCATCTCTGCTACACACTCCATGTGTGGACGCTCGGTTACGCACTGAAAACTTCAAACGCATACATATGTCAGCACTTAAACAATATTTACaaacaatgaaacaaaagatATTTGAGGTCTTGTAACACAGACATGTTGTAACGTTTGCAGAAAAAGCCTTTTGTGTTATTTCACTACTTACACATACTGCACACAAaaatacggagcccctaagggagtgcgcacgtgaaactatcgcatgtgCACGTGAAAACTAAAACTTAAACGAataaattctgcacatgaaggtttcgcgtcagcacatgaaactaaacttttgatttttttactccaatgtcaccttaggggctcggtacaaaAATGACAAGAGCTGttgaaaaaaagtatttgatCAGCTTTACAAAATTATGCGAATCGTAGTGCACCAGGTCACCTGGATctcataaaaacaaattgtgacTGGTCAAtgttactgtgcgttcacaccagactcAAATTAAGCGAATAAATTGCGCTATTCTGAAACTGAAACGGTCTTTCtttgcaaaaccctctaaatgcATGCAAAGCTTTATGGCATAATTTACATTTCACTCTCCtttctgaataaaaataaaatgctcaaaaattcagtcaatatcctaatatataatatttgcgctaagttggacgcttgaacattttgagttaattcataTTGCGCATGAAATTTAGACTTGAATATGCTCAATTTGCTAGCTTTAGCTAGCTTGTAGTCTCAATATGTATATAAATCTCAACTTTAGTAAAGAGTGTTTTTAACAACTAATCAAACTGTCCGACCTACTCTTTTATACCTGTGTCTATAAAAGTACAAAGATATGCGGCACAAatatctgccaaagttcagattttcaACTCGTGCGTTTTATGCAAATCACTTAAAACTTCCGAAATGTCCTAAATTCGCGCCACCTCATTAGCGTCACCTCATTCGCGCAAATCGCGGTAGACATTGTctatcgcatctttgcattgacttaacacgTAAATCACTCGCAGTTAACTTTTCATTCgagtctggtgtgaacgcaccattaggAATAGGCTGATATATTGCAGTTGCCAAAATAtcagaatatttttttgtttgtttgtttattattggtATTGATAAGCATTTTTAATCTTTGTGTTTCATGAATTAGTTGTTCCTTATCAAAAGATACTTAATatctgacagacagtaaaatgaTCTGATCTTACCTGTTTTTATCAAAACATGTTCTTGCCAACCTGGACTGCAGGATAGCTGCAATCTGAAGAAACAAAAATATTCGGTAATGCAACAATCACTTATCATAACTAATATAGCTTCATGTGCATGTATTTTTATTACTGACCATAGCTGTCTGGTCACCCAATTTATCCAGACAAGATGCTCTGTATAACTGTAACAAAAgcaatgttatttatttaacaaacaataaaaaaatctcaCTCAAAAAGTGAAATCAAAAACCAACCTGTAGTAAAATTTGAACAACATCTTCAGTTTTACTGGACTCTTCCAGCTGGAATATAATCTTTTTATCTccctaaaataaaatattcatgTTTAACACCTCTATAAGAATAGCAATACCTTACTAAGATAACAATGACAAaaacaaatgcacattttttttctgacaggcACACAAACCAAACTTACCCTGTCGTATTTATATGGAGCAACCACATTTCCTTCTTTAATGAGGTAAATctgagaaaaaaagagaaattactccattaaaaacagaaataatgCAAGAAAACATGTGAAACTGTGCACACGCTCACCTGCCGGGTTTCTATAAGAATACGTGGAGGTTTACTTCTGCAACATGAGACATGAAGAAGGAAATGAAAAAGGGAAAGAACATATTTACAAAAGAAActagattttaaaataaataaaaatcccCCTCAGAAAGACACTAAAACACCATTAATCACAAGCATTACAGAGATACATCAACAAACAACATATAAAgggttcagatgcaaaaccctctaagtgcgtctgacatgttttcttgtaaattagcagtTTAATTAGTCTCTTaggtttaggttcagtaattttactttaatggcaataaaaAGATTCAAATCAGTAACTGAAATgctatattttcacaaatgacatttaattaatattaaacaaatttaactgtctttcgctgcaaaaccctctaagtgtatGCAAACCTCCTTTAACGGATAAAAACTCTTGCAGCTCGATGTTTgttaaaaaatcatttaattcTTCCTTCGTGCACTTTGCTGAAAACTTGTTGTGGTGTTAAATGGATTCTGGCAACAAagctgtatttctgaatggccggGATTAAGTTGATGTGAACCGAAACTATTTTATGAACCCCTAATACATGCTGAGAGCATTCACAGacatttagcagcttttgcatctaagctcttCATATAAATGGGATTAAAAGTGTTACTTTATAAATGGATTGAGCTCCGTTTCTTCCACTGCCTCAATTCCTCTGCAGTCTTTAAGAGGAATCTGtgtaaaagaaaatgaataagCTTACTTTAAGATTATAGCAAAGAGAGAATCATCAGATGACAAAATGATGAGATATTAATCATACCTTTAAAATAGGCTCAAGCACATCCTCTGGTTCATATATGACTGATTTGGAGCAGATCTTTAAAGAGCCACTCTTGCGTCTGGGTATAGAGAAACACAAGAGATCAGCTTCCTTAAACCATTAAACCACTGATGCTAAACAGTAAGGAACAGTAAGGCATCAGATGACAGCTATGAGAAGGCACAAAAACAGCATTTGTTATGCGTGTCCTGTCTGTAACCTCTCACATTTTCCTcatgatttatttaacatcATTTCAGTTTGTCACCTGTTCACTTCTGTACGTCTGCCGCTCAGATTATATGCCGTGTGTTGTTCAAAATAATGTTCTTCCAGATCCAGCAACAGCAGGGAAAATCTAAATAGAAACATTCAAGACATTGTGAGGACGGGTACCCATGACctctataaaataaacaagacaaTGAATTATATAAACAAATTGGATGGCTCTCAATAAAGAAACATGGTAAATGTATACTATAAATTAAGGATGCACTGAtatataaaagcattttttacacTATCGGACATTGCCCGACTGTTTAAAATCAGCCAATAAAAGGGGGTTGAAAAGGGCACCAGAACTCaaacttattttgaattgggtGACAATGACAACAAAACTGTAATTTGTACACTCTGCACCTCTAGGATTTCATGCCATCACTTGAAACATTGGGTAAAAAGCAGAACTATCGATATCTGTCGTTATctgtaaatgttattttaagtaaTCGTATATCGGTATTGACACAGACAAATGTTGTATCGGTTCATCCCTATTACAATTTCAATCATAATTCAAAGGTCCACTGTgtattttagcgacatctagcgGTGATATTGTGAATTGCAAACAATGCctaatgcagggttcacaccagacacggtagaggcggcaagcgcaagtgatttacatgttaaagcaacaccaaagagtttttgctctttgctccgcCTATAGGTTGGAatcggaattgtccattaccgctgtcgtaaataatttagcctactgcagcaaagctggctctgattggattttaggtctgccgtaaagcaagtttttgtagttttcactcgaactacaggaccgcggcccgacggttggaaacttctttagtgcggttttggacGATAGAGGGCTACAaagtgaatgtgaaagtgcttgtcaccctgttttgagtggatgaacgattgaaacttttttggaaacgctattttaaggtaaaaaaaactctttagctgtgctttaagtcaatgcaaagacgtgaataAGCATTCTGCTGCGCGAAtggctcgcttcctgtaatcacgcagaaatccaccaaagttcagatttttcaactcacgtGTTTCACATAGCAACGCACAATTCGCGCGGAACGCATGGAAGGCGCGGATGGCGCGTTCCACGGGAATTGAGCGTTGCTATGTAAAACGAAGTCGTAGAAgtccctcccatgacgcgaatttccgtgtgaatgttttgactagaatttcacgtgcgaatgaagcgagtaaactcaaaatgttcaagcgtccaactatgcgcgaatagcgcatttttgccgcctctaccacggctggggTGAATGCACCGTAAGTCCATAGCTCATTCCTCCCATTTCGAAatgcatagaaaagctacggtagccacaatcacaggacaaacacatcaTCGCCTGAGATAATCCCTGCTGAGAAAGTCCCAATATCCCAtatcacgtcattcgcatcgccccacgcgaggacgcgtctaaTCGCGTccttgcattgactttgtatgtaatctactcgtgcaaatcgttgaactcgcatctgatgtaaacccacagtaatataaaaaaaacaatacagttcattatgtaagatctttatacaccactgataattaAGTTAtatagggatgggacggtatgaaaatttcatatcattatcatagtgaccaaagttatcacggttatcaatattatcatggttttgttaaaattagatggaaatgttcaaaaagaactgatacacacactgaaaacattttttttaaaaagttttatttttgaattttttttaaatgaataaatctgtctaataagtttaccatgaatgaatacaatacattatcccttagaTGTCgtcttgtgcaaaaaactatgttgcatgtgcgcgcctgcgtcaaactgattctggctggacaggatttaccgcgagttttcaaaatcacggtaatcaaacacggttgtaatgataattcaattttaaacaataatactaaccgtcaggacattttatcgtggttaatcgtgaaactggaaatcgtcccatcccttattttattgcatttctgtcaagagatccttctcaaagttacacagtgcacctttaaaacaaatACTAATCTTACTGAAACATCAATAACGTCAAACAGAAACTCCTAACAATTGCAACTTTACAAACAGTGCTttaattaatgttatttatttttatattatttattttatttagttttttattctTAAAGTCCAAATGGATGTGGTGTCAATTTTAACAGAAATCGTTTATGTGGGAATAATGTTAAACTGCAGGACAGTTAGGAAAATCATTTCAGGAGCTTAAGGGATTTTAAAATCATCTAAGGTCAATCGTTCTTGATGTTTATCGTCTGATGGATGCAGAGACACAATGTGACAACAATCAAAATAACGTTGGATCCAAATTATGATAAAAATCCCAAAAGGACTCCTGCAGCATATTTGACTTTCTAACCATGCATAAAgtataaatacatatttaattaaaCAGAAATAGCGTTTATTATGACTGCACAAAAACGCGACGTTTGTCATTTCTGATAAATGTGTTTGCTTGTATTTATGTGATCCAGTGAGGTAAAGTGACACGGTGATCAGCCTGAAGACAGAAAGCTGAGGCCGGGCGGATAGAGAAACACCCATAATCACCTCCAGAAGCGCCCGATCAAACATTCACTCACATCCAGACCCTAAGTATCCATTTAGACATCAAACTAACGTAAAATACCTTTCTTTAACGCGCTGCTTCCTCCGAATGAACGCCATGAGCTTCAGTCGCCGCGCGCAGTGTAAACACGGAAGTCCAGCGAGCCGGAAACAACTGGCGATCACGTGAAACAACGTCATTACTACATAACACGTGTCTCTGTtgctataaaaacaataacaaacaggACGATATAAAATTGTTGAGGATTGGTTAATTCTAGTTATATTAACGTGTGTATTCAGTACTTTATTCACCAAAGGCTGGTATGTTGTCAATGAGGCTGCCACAAGTCGTTGTTACTGCAACATTTTTAGCAaaacccatacggcaaaaaacacatttctttgcccaaaaatattttttaatatatgataaatacatttagtagaaagtaaagctttaattaaatatattttgaattgGAAAATATATTGAGAACATTcttatattaacatatatttcaaaatgtatttcaggggcaacaaatacatttctaattttacaacccacatggaaaaatatatttttcctggccaaaatataaaaaaatattgcaaaGATATTTCAGAATATATttcataacatttatttatttttggtaatttttggtatattttgaaatatatttaaaatgatttttgaatatatatatatagttttgtCATATAggaattaaagcaacaccaaagagttttttaccttaaaataacgttttccaaaaaagtttcagttcatccactcaaaacagggtgaacggcactttcacattcgctttgcagccctctatcggccaaaaccgcactaaagaagtttccaaggtcgcggtcctgtagttcgagtgaaaactacaaaaatctactttacggcagacctacaatccaatcagagccagctatgctgcagtatttacgacagtggtaatgaacaattacgatTCTAACCTGgggggggagcaaagagcaaaaactctttagtgttgctttaaacttaaaaaaataaataaagcaattcAATGAccgggaaaaaataaaatatatttctattttGTGCAATGATATGATTTTAAACCAATTATAGATATCtgaaagaagataaaaactaAACTCATTTTTTGAACACATTTTCATTGAATCTGTAACACCAATTCTTAATGTATGAAGAGTGAAATTTGTTCAAACTTGGGTTTTGTCCACTATTAAACATGGTGATATAGTTTATCTTTTTACAGCAGCCAGTATTCACCATAGAAAATAAACAGTATCAAAGAACCAAAAACACAGGATAAGCAAGAAAAACCTGCTGCACACCAAGGAAATAAACACAAGGAAACTAAGAGGTTCTTTGATGTCTATTGTTTCATTTTAGACACTGGAGGCATATAGTCTGAACTCAAgctaaaaatgtttaatttctaATGTGGGTCACGAAGCCCAAAGAATCAAACCACACAGAAATTCAGTTATGTGGGTGTTgagtatttttatgtttaaaatcaTAATATGCCTCCAGCAGGATAACTGTGATGGTGTACATCAATGTGCATCAAGATCAATGCACTGATTGTCTTTATTCACAATGGATGTCTTGCCTCCACAGCACCAGAGAAATAATACACCTGTAATTAGTAAGTGGTACTTGCAATTTTGTTGTAAATGTACAATTTGGTTAGACTTAAAACTGTTGAAATCACAGGAACTTTAAGTGGACACTGCCAGTGACCAAAGTCAACAAAAGTTTATTAAATAGAATTGGTAGTCATCTATACATTTTCTATCTTTTTTTCTAGCTACAAAATTGGTGCAGCCActcaatgtttttatattttcattagaTTATTCACAGGATTTACATAAGTACTTTCACAGTAATTTCtgtcaaagaaattaatattgGTACTCGAAACAAGTA is a window from the Misgurnus anguillicaudatus chromosome 21, ASM2758022v2, whole genome shotgun sequence genome containing:
- the nsmaf gene encoding protein FAN isoform X1 — translated: MTLFHVIASCFRLAGLPCLHCARRLKLMAFIRRKQRVKERFSLLLLDLEEHYFEQHTAYNLSGRRTEVNRRKSGSLKICSKSVIYEPEDVLEPILKIPLKDCRGIEAVEETELNPFIKSKPPRILIETRQIYLIKEGNVVAPYKYDRGDKKIIFQLEESSKTEDVVQILLQLYRASCLDKLGDQTAMIAAILQSRLARTCFDKNSFQCVTERPHMECVAEMVSPLVTNAGHVCITDHNLYFQPMNEYPDSVVLIGLHSVRRIYKRRHGLKPLGLEVFCTENDLRSDIYLRFYNTKERDELYYYIATFLENHMTEQTAESYMLQWQRGLITNYQYLLHLNNLADRSVNDLSQYPVFPWVLSDYTSEQLDLLSPASFRDLSKPIGALNTERLERLLERYRDMPEPRFMYGSHYSSPGYVLFYLVRVAPEYMLCLQNGRFDHADRMFNSVGETWKNCLEGGTDFKELIPEFYGSDGSFLKNLLGLNLGRRQGGGRVGDVELPPWASDADDFLQKLNLALESQYVSEHLHEWIDLIFGYKQRGSEAVAAHNVFHPLTYEGGVDCDSIEDPDQKIAMLTQILEFGQTPRQLFTIPHPQRITSRFHNLSATPSLSSSEFSPVSPSMESFEDLTEESKKMAWSNMNKLTLQSCHKLHKEAVTGIAVPLTGDWIFSTSLDSTLKMSSKDGVLQRSVSFSNMALSSCLILPDEQIVVCSSWDNNVYFYSIAFGRRQDTLMGHDDAVSHICWRDDKLYTASWDSTVKMWKCVAADISSNKKTRFDLLAEYEHEAGVNTLDLSPTGTLLATGTREGTLTVWDLSHPLPLHQLSCHSGKIHQVAFSPDSRHILSVGADSCLAVTDVQTGTLISTVRAEEEQRCFLWDGSTVLTGGLSGNLSVWNLLSNKVIQKIPAHSGAVTCMWINEQGSNIITGGEDKQIRLWKPQY